Part of the Lathyrus oleraceus cultivar Zhongwan6 unplaced genomic scaffold, CAAS_Psat_ZW6_1.0 chrUn0032, whole genome shotgun sequence genome, TCTGAAGTTGCAGTGGGGTGCCATTTGTTTCGCTTGCTACCACATGATTTCTAACCTCGTTATGCATTATGGATGTTGAATGGTGTTATGGATATGCAAGCTTGGTTTCTTATAGCATGGCATTGCAGCAGGTATTTCTGATTGGTGGATTAATGATGCAACTGATGTGATACACACATGCTTTTCCTGTAAGTTGAAGGAAGCAAAAATGGTTCCCCTATGATATGAACTTTTTCCAGAATGAAAACAACCTAATTAATGCTGAATTTAGCAGACTCAAATTGATGCATTTGATGAGTATTCTGAAATCCATCAGCACTGTCTATAGCCTCCTTCAAGTTATAAATAACAAGGTGAACTTGTCTCTGCAATATTTCTTCTGCCAAAAGCTGAAATCTTGGGGCCAAATCAGCAAACACGGCATGCTCCTTCTTCGAACTAGGAAAATCTGCCCGATACTCAAATGCAAATCCAAGTATTTCTTGAGAAAGATAAAGGCAGTCATTATGCATCAGAACAGCAACTTGATTGAAGCTACCAAGCTGCCTCTCTAGCTTGACAGGGACTACCACTTCATAAAGAAGTATAGCATCTCT contains:
- the LOC127112067 gene encoding centromere/kinetochore protein zw10 homolog, whose amino-acid sequence is MFISSDDKDNRLSSFVENVEVHFAFKKKTKILAKARNLLLECDFSIPQEYTRDGSIWKNDETSDLSSSHVVDLLFSSEKCLVSKAAKQLMELIHQTLQDVCLSSTRVALEFYNADRDAILLYEVVVPVKLERQLGSFNQVAVLMHNDCLYLSQEILGFAFEYRADFPSSKKEHAVFADLAPRFQLLAEEILQRQVHLVIYNLKEAIDSADGFQNTHQMHQFESAKFSIN